One segment of Streptomyces bathyalis DNA contains the following:
- a CDS encoding bifunctional methylenetetrahydrofolate dehydrogenase/methenyltetrahydrofolate cyclohydrolase — protein MTAQILDGKATAAAIKTGLKERVDALRARGITPGLGTLLVGDDVGSQKYVAGKHRDSEQIGVRSIRRELPATATQEEIEAVVRELNEDPACTGYIVQLPLPKGIDTNRVLGLMDPDKDADGLHPTSLGRLVLNEPGPLPCTPQGIIQLLRKHDVELAGAHVVVVGRGITVGRSIPLLLTRRSENATVTQCHTGTRDLPALLRQADVIVAAAGVPHLIKPEDVRSGAAVLDVGVSRDEHGKIVGDVHPGVAEVAAWISPNPGGVGPMTRAQLLVNVVEAAERTAGE, from the coding sequence ATGACGGCCCAGATTCTCGATGGCAAGGCCACGGCAGCAGCGATCAAGACCGGACTGAAGGAACGCGTCGACGCCCTGCGCGCGCGAGGCATCACGCCCGGTCTGGGCACCCTGCTCGTCGGTGACGACGTCGGCAGCCAGAAATACGTCGCCGGCAAGCACCGCGACAGCGAACAGATCGGCGTCCGCTCGATCCGGCGTGAACTGCCCGCCACCGCCACGCAGGAGGAGATCGAGGCGGTCGTCCGCGAGCTGAACGAGGACCCGGCCTGCACCGGCTACATCGTCCAGCTGCCGCTGCCCAAGGGCATCGACACCAACCGCGTGCTGGGGCTGATGGACCCTGACAAGGATGCGGACGGGCTGCACCCCACCAGCCTGGGCCGCCTCGTGCTCAACGAGCCCGGCCCCCTTCCCTGCACGCCGCAGGGCATCATCCAGCTGCTGCGCAAGCACGACGTGGAACTCGCCGGGGCACATGTGGTCGTCGTCGGCCGCGGCATCACCGTCGGCCGTTCCATCCCGCTGCTGCTGACGCGGCGCAGCGAGAACGCCACGGTGACGCAGTGCCACACCGGCACGCGCGACCTGCCCGCGCTGCTGAGGCAGGCCGACGTGATCGTGGCCGCGGCCGGGGTGCCGCATCTGATCAAGCCCGAGGACGTACGCTCCGGGGCGGCCGTCCTCGACGTGGGCGTGAGCCGCGACGAGCACGGCAAGATCGTCGGGGATGTGCACCCCGGTGTCGCCGAGGTCGCGGCCTGGATCTCGCCGAACCCGGGAGGTGTGGGGCCGATGACCCGCGCACAGCTCCTCGTCAACGTCGTCGAGGCCGCCGAGCGCACCGCGGGGGAGTGA
- the purN gene encoding phosphoribosylglycinamide formyltransferase, with product MGPRSRTHPARLVVLVSGSGTNLQALLDAIEAEGPETYGARIVAVGADRRGIEGLERAERAGIPTYVCRVRDHATRDEWDEALTAATAEYEPDLVVSAGFMKLVGKEFLARFGGRVVNTHPALLPSFPGTHGVRDALAYGAKVTGCTVHFVDDGVDTGPIIAQGVVEVLDEDHADEGAALHERIKEVERRLLVDVVGRLSRAGYRIEGRKVRLQDG from the coding sequence ATCGGCCCCCGCTCCCGTACGCACCCCGCCCGTCTCGTCGTCCTCGTCTCCGGCTCCGGCACGAACCTCCAGGCCCTGCTCGACGCCATCGAGGCCGAGGGGCCGGAGACGTACGGCGCCCGGATCGTGGCGGTCGGCGCCGACCGCCGCGGGATCGAGGGACTGGAGCGGGCCGAGCGAGCGGGCATCCCCACGTACGTGTGCCGGGTGAGGGACCACGCGACGCGCGACGAGTGGGACGAGGCACTGACGGCGGCCACCGCCGAGTACGAGCCGGACCTCGTCGTCTCCGCGGGCTTCATGAAACTCGTGGGCAAGGAATTCCTCGCCCGCTTCGGAGGCCGGGTGGTCAACACCCACCCGGCGCTCCTTCCCAGTTTTCCCGGCACCCACGGTGTCCGTGACGCTCTGGCGTACGGGGCCAAGGTCACCGGGTGCACCGTCCACTTCGTCGACGACGGTGTCGACACGGGGCCGATCATCGCGCAGGGCGTGGTGGAGGTCCTGGACGAGGACCACGCCGACGAGGGTGCCGCTCTGCACGAGCGGATCAAGGAGGTCGAGCGACGTCTGCTGGTCGACGTCGTGGGACGCCTCTCCCGCGCCGGCTATCGCATCGAGGGACGAAAGGTACGGCTGCAGGATGGGTGA
- the purH gene encoding bifunctional phosphoribosylaminoimidazolecarboxamide formyltransferase/IMP cyclohydrolase — MSQGRSQDTEQRLPIRRALVSVYDKTGLDELAQGLHAAGVQLVSTGSTAKRIAAAGVPVTPVEELTGFPECLDGRVKTLHPRVHAGILADRRLASHREQLDELGIEPFDLVVVNLYPFRETVASGATPDECVEQIDIGGPSMVRAAAKNHPSVAVVVNPERYGDVLNAVGGTGGFELAERKRLAGEAFQHTAAYDVAVASWFADGYAPDGTGTGTEAEAGADSGAANPLPVFAGAAWTRGSVLRYGENPHQPAALYTDGSGTGLPGAEQLHGKEMSYNNYVDTEAARRAAYEHGDRPCVAIIKHANPCGIAVGSDVAEAHRKAHACDSLSAFGGVIAVNRPVSLAMAEQVAEIFTEVVVAPGYEEGAVEVLSRKKNIRVLRCAEEPSASVEFRPIEGGALLQVKDRLQAAGDDPANWTLATGEALSPAGLEELAFAWRACRAVKSNAILLAKDGATVGVGMGQVNRVDAAKLAVQRAGEERARDSYAASDAFFPFPDGLEVLTRAGVKAVAQPGGSVRDEAVTEAAKEAGITMYLTGTRHFFH, encoded by the coding sequence ATGAGCCAGGGCCGGAGTCAGGACACCGAGCAGCGGCTCCCGATCCGCAGGGCGCTGGTGAGCGTCTACGACAAGACGGGCCTGGACGAGCTGGCGCAGGGTCTGCACGCGGCGGGTGTGCAGCTCGTCTCGACGGGATCGACCGCGAAGCGGATCGCCGCGGCGGGTGTCCCGGTGACGCCGGTCGAGGAACTGACCGGATTCCCGGAGTGCCTGGACGGGCGGGTCAAGACGCTGCACCCCCGCGTGCACGCGGGCATCCTCGCCGACCGCCGTCTGGCCTCGCACCGGGAGCAGCTGGACGAGCTGGGCATCGAGCCCTTCGACCTCGTCGTCGTCAACCTCTACCCCTTCCGGGAGACCGTCGCCTCCGGTGCGACACCGGACGAGTGCGTCGAGCAGATCGACATCGGCGGGCCGTCCATGGTGCGCGCGGCGGCGAAGAACCACCCGTCGGTCGCCGTCGTCGTCAACCCGGAGCGCTACGGCGACGTGCTGAACGCCGTCGGCGGCACCGGAGGCTTCGAACTGGCCGAGCGCAAGCGGCTCGCGGGCGAGGCCTTCCAGCACACGGCGGCCTACGACGTGGCCGTGGCGAGCTGGTTCGCCGACGGCTACGCACCGGACGGCACGGGCACGGGCACGGAGGCCGAGGCAGGCGCCGACTCCGGCGCCGCGAACCCGCTTCCCGTGTTCGCCGGTGCGGCCTGGACCCGCGGCAGCGTGCTGCGTTACGGCGAGAACCCGCACCAGCCGGCCGCCCTCTACACCGACGGCAGCGGCACGGGCCTCCCGGGCGCCGAGCAGTTGCACGGCAAGGAGATGTCGTACAACAACTACGTCGACACGGAAGCCGCGCGCCGCGCCGCCTACGAGCACGGGGACCGGCCGTGCGTGGCGATCATCAAGCACGCCAACCCGTGCGGGATCGCGGTCGGTTCGGACGTCGCCGAGGCCCACCGCAAGGCGCACGCCTGCGACTCGCTCTCCGCGTTCGGCGGCGTCATCGCCGTCAACCGCCCGGTCTCGCTCGCGATGGCCGAGCAGGTCGCGGAGATCTTCACCGAGGTCGTCGTGGCACCCGGCTACGAGGAGGGCGCCGTCGAGGTGCTCTCCCGCAAGAAGAACATCCGGGTGCTGCGCTGCGCCGAAGAGCCCTCCGCGTCGGTCGAGTTCAGGCCCATCGAGGGTGGCGCGCTGCTCCAGGTCAAGGACCGTCTGCAGGCAGCGGGCGACGACCCGGCCAACTGGACGCTGGCGACCGGCGAGGCGCTCTCACCTGCCGGGCTGGAGGAACTGGCCTTCGCCTGGCGCGCCTGCCGTGCCGTGAAGTCCAACGCGATCCTGCTCGCCAAGGACGGCGCCACGGTCGGTGTCGGGATGGGCCAGGTCAACCGGGTGGATGCGGCGAAGCTCGCGGTTCAGCGCGCGGGCGAGGAGCGTGCGCGGGACTCCTACGCCGCTTCCGACGCCTTCTTCCCCTTCCCGGACGGGCTCGAGGTGCTGACGCGCGCGGGCGTCAAGGCAGTGGCGCAGCCCGGTGGTTCGGTGCGCGACGAGGCCGTGACGGAGGCCGCGAAGGAGGCCGGCATCACGATGTACCTGACCGGCACGCGGCACTTCTTCCACTGA
- a CDS encoding RDD family protein — protein MSYPPPPGQDPNNPYAQQPPQQPQQGYGYPQQQGGQPGYGYPQQPQYGQQPQPGGIPGQPGYGYPQQAGTVQANNGYINVGHLGPVQLATMGQRFLARLIDGLIIGTIYTLIMLLGVGSALGIASKAEDCGTYTDPGYSECIQEAQEQTAGILGTMFMVIMVLAFLMLFYEWMMIAFKGATLGKMAMGLRVIKESDGQLPGAGSGFIRYIIPVAGSIVCGVGTLLVYLSPFFDNTGKLQGWHDRGAGTVVIKK, from the coding sequence GTGAGCTACCCACCGCCGCCTGGCCAGGACCCGAACAACCCGTACGCCCAGCAGCCGCCGCAGCAGCCCCAGCAGGGTTACGGCTATCCGCAGCAGCAGGGCGGCCAGCCCGGCTACGGCTACCCGCAGCAGCCGCAGTACGGACAGCAGCCGCAGCCCGGCGGAATCCCCGGACAGCCCGGGTACGGCTACCCGCAGCAGGCCGGAACCGTGCAGGCCAACAACGGCTACATAAACGTCGGCCACCTCGGCCCGGTGCAGCTGGCGACGATGGGCCAGCGCTTCCTCGCCAGGCTCATCGACGGCCTGATCATCGGCACGATCTACACCCTCATCATGCTTCTCGGCGTGGGCAGCGCCCTCGGTATCGCGTCCAAGGCCGAGGACTGCGGGACGTACACCGACCCCGGTTACAGCGAGTGCATCCAGGAGGCGCAGGAGCAGACGGCGGGCATCCTCGGCACCATGTTCATGGTGATCATGGTGCTCGCGTTCCTCATGCTGTTCTACGAGTGGATGATGATCGCCTTCAAGGGCGCGACGCTCGGCAAGATGGCCATGGGTCTGCGGGTCATCAAGGAGTCCGACGGCCAACTGCCGGGCGCCGGCAGCGGGTTCATCCGCTACATCATCCCCGTGGCGGGCTCCATCGTCTGCGGTGTCGGCACGCTTCTGGTCTACCTGTCGCCGTTCTTCGACAACACCGGCAAACTTCAGGGCTGGCACGACCGCGGGGCTGGAACAGTGGTCATCAAGAAGTGA